A window of Dehalococcoidia bacterium genomic DNA:
TCAACGGGGAGACGGATTCAGGATACTGTCCTTACAAGTAAGAAGTTTCTGAGTAGTCCCGATTTCTATCTCCTCGCAAATGTAATCAGGCCCAGGAATCAATTATGCGGGCGAAATCTTCCTATCGTCGCCAGTCCACTCGATCCGCCAGCCTTCGTCCGCCCATCAAGTGCAGGTGTAAGTGCGGAACCCTTTGCCCTCCATCGTGACCGGTGTTGATCACCAGCCGGTATCCCGAATCCGCAATGCCCTCTGTTTTGGCTATATCCCTGGCGATGCCGATCATCTTGCCCAGCATCAGAAAATTATCGTCTTGCAGATCATTGACACTGGCGATATGCTTGCGAGGGACGATCAGAATGTGTGTCGGCGCAAGCGGGTTGATATCCCGAAAGGCAAGAATCTCCTCGTCTTGATAGAGAAACTCGGTGGAAGTTCCCCCGGAGGCGATTTTGCAAAAAATACAAGGCATCTGCTTCTCCTCAAAAAATATAACTAACCGGAACAGGGTCAAATGTCATTCCGGACTTGATCCGGAATCCACGTCTTTTCTGGATTCCCGCCTTCGCGAGAATGACGATGGCGCGTTTAAACTACACACTAGCCTATCTGACTTTTGGCCCGCTCCAGATTCACCATCAGTACAAAAATATCCGCCGGCGTCACCCCATCAATCCGCGATGCCTGCCCCAGGGTTTGAGGGCGGAACCGGGTGAGCTTCTGGCGGGCTTCGAAGCGCAATCCGCCAACCTGAGCGTACTCCAGCCAATCCGGTATGCGCCGGTCTTCGATTCTATGCATCTTTTGAACGACAGCCTGTTGTCGCTCGATATAGCCCTGGTACTTGGCTTCGATTTCCACCTGTTCGGCACATTCCGGGATCAGCTCTGGATTGCCATAGCCGAGTCTGGCGATGATCTGGTAGGTTATCTCCGGTCGACGCAGGAATTCCAGAGCGCTGACGTTGTGGCCCATCGGAGGCAGGCCGAATG
This region includes:
- a CDS encoding histidine triad nucleotide-binding protein; translated protein: MPCIFCKIASGGTSTEFLYQDEEILAFRDINPLAPTHILIVPRKHIASVNDLQDDNFLMLGKMIGIARDIAKTEGIADSGYRLVINTGHDGGQRVPHLHLHLMGGRRLADRVDWRR